The following are encoded together in the Corticium candelabrum chromosome 1, ooCorCand1.1, whole genome shotgun sequence genome:
- the LOC134185359 gene encoding uncharacterized protein LOC134185359 isoform X1 encodes MDRNDAITSRAFSFRAQHRGEKEYKKEVEQLKAAALSRRRVLFEEPDQHFETQQIKKDVSSKRTRKLQASQEIRAMPRPKDTQVVLAGSSALKPIAEDPLTATNRPAVSRKGRKETESTADGNSSKQDRRGLERGKGLALISSLNTVGPVPVAERMPPMNKRYKHVAKAECDKQSNHSFASTDKLASNESNPPPSLLHIKKVRSLPQIFCCGDMKTLAEEKCKPGEVHNPEEAHKLEEEGMIDQAHKPEEAHKPEEDSMLEEARKLEESVKPEKEGKPDKAHKPDEAHKPDEAHKPEEAHMPAETHKPDKEGMPEEEGKREESSYKPDDDGKLEEAPSSDSNDTHIRASTAFSVVRPCSTQSEYEALMGKLKQPVTTADIIQVQGKTKMLSKQAKPHYKQLESEQETRVSQRPPRIDHSSMHDFCNHFTSQQPPGFEQLTTKSGTETPKSQTNRIVFKEGTDKTESFLKLQIEDANEKEHTPIKEMDSLDLAARTSNRIQYVEKRLESELQSDKSILKETDTLRVKLKKGEDKPKGKTAVDRKEWVEHLATLVGQMLGSESLFVTGSQEVVTDTSRLCWHPAPPKLNYHPDVIQSHLFPEYQGASLPTDTKPFDGGVDSDDDLDGEMTEENIDGKQSAGQLEMLSRKCTSAVDFTAISRLRADPFISMPLDHGPMLPAAVGSEESVVSCLVDGGNESIALSELSQDIQSTQWEGLAEVVSEVGSDDDLLDDRQSCGDGENSQGEVNFVEDSKDQSEEIQHGPSSTSMRKYHSSSAQTERSSFSSAPSLGLKMAAHTYEYTFEDVHEWMTESSQVDLIVPEQKTEDLDQLLEYPVKLPLRRAQSQPLLSESSPLLMLPTDFETSMKEVEEQRKQMIEAKQRKDVAQQSGVWTMTSIDMSISDPTGTGTTPSLPPTKFSSYIMPSLVASSLAAVRIRKKIRGGRTSRVSKAARQRKTYCVSMLKQPSTNLERRMSCPSFEYLIDRKDFPLKQKHVVRPENLKQTTSVVLDANCFDTWCAQASRFGTSSFLWAQLKWDEWFSEMYNKGHGNIQAKYTPSVADGSAEFEELINLDIPVDDTNREMMQAMSEETVRLSNLIDVSSESTACYLCRRGALYRKMGRLKDAMEDLNRAIELERHQLDAYWNRHLLYILQNNDKAAMSDLAFITKKNKRHAGAYHAIARLLEKEGDLTMAIMNYSLAINIKPNNGEAYYRRAQLYEKRNDMQLALADYTKASELMAGRTDAKFKRAKFNFDSGKFVMAISDFSALLQEDPLNAAARTYRGRAYAKQGDFQMAVQDYSAAIHLDPSNATVFYYRGCLLRKLHPQKALEDLSVSLLIDNSVKNTMAFLHRGILYTDLKKFDEAIPDFQACIELDKNIPCVYTNLGLIYMQHLGAHTRAAACFNEAVVIDPTYVRGYVCQGDAHAKMGKLDEAIRDYSRAIHIRPDIPEYHLYRGRLLLEKGDLELASSHVRHAVELNKASLGSSVTQQAVVQSFLHNHNEAINVIDSSPQASTSPSLLILRGKTCLKAKKYLQAIDSFTQALSLVSTPAHVKQLNCSRAEVHFLIGQCYAALELHSQALVSYNAAIKRDPANAQAYYRRGLVRFKLKQPRAVTDFNRALAVDSSLFQAYLSRAAYYAAKRRYTKAILNCNEAARLQPDSVRTYLYSLCEMYRGVLKCLIGVYEHAIVDLSRAISIDIQCTLAYYNRACCFHRMKKTEKALMDYGTVLLMENEQNLKVFLNRGLLYFEVNDIPNALLDFLEASKLIPQNANLHHTIGLCYHKLGLLSDAVAKFTKVLELNPHHVEAHLCRGNVYMDLLTPYGYKKARNDYMMAIYFDPFCLAARINFAIVLQSMGYYHRAWIHFTVICEIDESYISAFEGRAIICLQMGNTYGAFVDLNRAIRLRPSAELLINRGVTNQFMNDPVNAMGDFKAAIQMNPGYALAHFNAANLLFSQRQFHRALQYYDSAQKLDKSDESVLLNRGITKVLLGDLSGAMTDFNAAVELSPYWAHVYYNRGNLHKSLGQFAKAEEDYTRALNLQPQDTAIHNKRAYVIGRQGRQKEAAKLYLEAAEMEAT; translated from the exons ATGGATAGAAATGATGCGATCACATCAAG GGCCTTCTCATTTCGAGCTCAGCACAGAGGAGAGAAAGAGTACAAGAAAGAAGTAGAACAACTGAAGGCTGCG GCTTTATCCAGAAGAAGAGTGCTATTTGAAGAGCCAGATCAACACTTTGAAACACAGCAAATTAAGAAAGACGTGTCTAGCAAGAGAACAAGAAAACTACAAGCATCACAAGAAATTCGG GCAATGCCAAGACCGAAAGATACTCAGGTGGTTCTTGCAGGATCTTCTGCTCTGAAGCCTATAGCAGAGGATCCACTGACAGCAACTAATCGGCCTGCAGTTTCAAGAAAAGGTAGAAAAGAAACAGAGAGTACTGCTGATGGAAACAGCAGCAAACAGGATAGAAGGGGCTTGGAAAGAGGGAAAGGACTTGCACTTATTAGCTCATTAAACACTGTAGGACCTGTTCCAGTTGCTGAAAGGATGCCACCGATGAATAAAAGATATAAACATGTTGCCAAGGCTGAATGTGACAAGCAATCTAATCATTCATTTGCGAGTACAGATAAG CTGGCTTCAAATGAATCTAACCCTCCACCTTCATTGCTGCACATAAAAAAAGTCAGGAGTCTACCacaaatattttgttgtgGTGACATGAAGACTTTAGCTGAAGAGAAATGCAAGCCTGGGGAGGTACACAATCCTGAAGAGGCACACAAGCTAGAAGAAGAAGGCATGATTGATCAGGCACACAAGCCTGAGGAGGCACACAAGCCTGAGGAGGACAGCATGCTTGAGGAGGCACGCAAGCTTGAGGAGTCAGTCAAGCCTGAGAAAGAAGGCAAGCCTGATAAGGCACATAAGCCTGATGAGGCACACAAGCCTGATGAGGCACACAAGCCTGAAGAGGCACACATGCCTGCAGAGACACATAAGCCTGACAAAGAAGGCATGCCTGAGGAGGAAGGCAAGCGTGAAGAGTCATCATACAAGCCTGATGACGATGGCAAGCTGGAGGAGGCACCCAGTTCAGACAGTAATGATACACATATAAGAGCAAGCACAGCATTTTCTGTCGTAAGACCATGCTCTACTCAATCGGAGTATGAAGCTCTTATGGGAAAACTAAAACAGCCAGTGACAACAGCAGACATCATACAAGTGCAGGGCAAGACAAAGATGTTGAGTAAACAAGCCAAGCCTCATTACAAGCAACTTGAAAGTGAGCAAGAAACAAGAGTTTCACAG CGCCCTCCAAGGATTGATCATAGCAGTATGCATGATTTTTGCAACCACTTCACGTCACAACAGCCACCTGGCTTTGAACAATTGACCACAAAATCAGGAACTGAAACACCAAAG AGTCAAACAAATAGGATTGTGTTCAAAGAAggaacagacaaaacagaatcATTTTTAAAATTACAGATTGAGGATGCTAATGAAAAGGAACACACACCAATAAAAGAAATGGACTCTTTGGATTTGGCTGCTAGAACTAGCAACCGAATACAATATGTTGAGAAACGGCTGGAAAGTGAATTGCAGTCTGATAAGTCTATATTGAAGGAAACAGATACACTCAGAGTTAAATTAAAGAAAGGAGAAGACAAACCAAAAGGAAAGACTGCTGTTGATAGGAAGGAGTGGGTTGAACATTTAGCTACTCTTGTAGGTCAAATG CTTGGTAGTGAAAGCTTGTTTGTGACGGGGAGTCAAGAGGTGGTTACTGATACATCAAG ACTTTGTTGGCATCCTGCACCTCCCAAGCTAAATTACCATCCTGATGTCATTCAGTCTCATCTTTTTCCTGAATACCAAGGTGCCTCTCTTCCAACTGACACAAAACCATTTGATGGTGGAGTTGATTCTGATGATGATCTTGATGGGGAAATGACGGAAGAGAACATCGATGGGAAACAGTCAGCAGGCCAGCTTGAAATGTTGTCTAGAAAATGTACATCAGCTGTGGATTTTACTGCAATAAGTCGATTACGAGCCGATCCATTTATCTCAATGCCTCTTGATCATGGCCCTATGCTGCCTGCTGCTGTTGGTTCTGAAGAGTCGGTTGTATCTTGTCTAGTTGATGGGGGAAATGAGAGTATTGCTCTCAGTGAACTATCACAAGATATTCAAAGCACTCAATGGGAAGGATTGGCTGAGGTGGTGTCTGAAGTTGGAAGTGATGACGATCTCCTAGATGATAGGCAGTCTTGTGGTGATGGAGAAAACTCACAAGGTGAAGTAAACTTTGTAGAAGATAGCAAGGATCAGAGTGAAGAAATTCAACACGGGCCAAGCTCAACAAGTATGAGGAAATATCATTCTTCTAgtgcacagacagaaaggaGTTCGTTCTCTAGTG CTCCATCTCTTGGCCTGAAGATGGCTGCTCATACATATGAATACACGTTTGAAGATGTTCATGAATGGATGACTGAATCTTCCCAGGTTGATCTTATAGTGCCTGAACAAAAGACAGAAGATCTAGACCAATTACTGGAGTATCCAGTGAAACTACCTCTCAG GAGAGCACAATCTCAGCCACTGTTGTCTGAATCGTCTCCCCTGCTAATGTTGCCAACAGATTTTGAGACGAGCATGAAGGAG GTTGAAGAACAGAGAAAGCAGATGATTGAAGCCAAACAGCGTAAAGATGTTGCTCAGCAAAGTGGAGTTTGGACAATG ACTTCAATTGATATGAGTATATCAGATCCAACTGGAACTGGGACCACACCATCGTTGCCTCCCACAAAGT TCAGTTCCTACATCATGCCATCTTTGGTTGCAAGCTCACTAGCAGCTGTAAG AATTCGTAAGAAAATTCGAGGTGGCCGCACATCACGAGTTTCTAAGGCAGCAAGGCAAAGGAAGACATACTGTGTTTCAATGCTGAAACAACCATCAACTAACCTTGAAAG GAGAATGTCTTGTCCAAGTTTTGAATATCTGATTGACAGGAAAGACTTTCCCCTAAAACAGAAACATGTTGTAAGACCCGAGAAtctcaaacaaacaacaagtgTAGTTTTAGATGCAAATTGCTTTGACACATGGTGTGCTCAAGCTTCAAG GTTTGGCACAAGTTCATTTTTGTGGGCACAGCTGAAATGGGACGAGTGGTTTTCTGAGATGTATAATAAGGGTCATGGAAATATTCAAGCCAAGTATAC ACCCTCAGTTGCTGATGGATCAGCTGAGTTTGAAGAGTTGATAAATCTTGATATTCCAGTAGAtgacacaaacagagaaatgatgCAG GCAATGTCAGAAGAGACAGTGAGACTTTCTAACTTGATTGATGTGTCATCTGAGTCAACAGCTTGCTATTTGTGCAGACGAGGTGCTCTGTACAGAAAG ATGGGAAGACTGAAAGATGCAATGGAAGATCTAAACAG AGCCATTGAACTTGAACGTCATCAATTGGATGCATACTGGAACAGGCATTTGCTGTATATTCTACAGAACAATGACAAG GCTGCCATGAGTGATTTAGCTTTCATCACTAAGAAGAACAAACGGCATGCAGGAGCATATCATGCCAT TGCTCGACTGTTAGAGAAAGAAGGAGACCTCACAATGGCAATAATGAACTACTCACTG GCCATCAATATAAAGCCTAATAATGGCGAAGCTTACTATCGTCGAGCTCAGCTGTATGAAAAG AGAAATGACATGCAGCTGGCATTAGCAGACTACACTAAGGCCAGTGAACTAATGGCAGGTAGAACGGATGCCAAATTCAAACGTGCCAAATTTAACTTTGATTCAGG taaatttgtaatgGCGATTTCTGATTTTTCCGCTTTGCTTCAGGAAGATCCACTGAACGCAGCAGCAAGAACGTACAGAGGCAGAGCATATGCTAAGCAG GGAGACTTTCAGATGGCCGTTCAAGATTATTCTGCTGCCATTCATCTGGATCCTAGCAATGCTACAGTTTTCTATTACAGAGGCTGTCTGCTTAGAAA ATTGCACCCACAAAAGGCTCTGGAAGACTTGAGTGTCTCATTATTAATTGACAATTCAGTCAAAAATACTATGGCCTTCCTGCACAGAGGTATCCTTTATACTGACCTGAAGAA ATTTGATGAAGCTATTCCTGATTTCCAGGCTTGTATTGAGCTGGATAAGAACATCCCTTGTGTTTACACTAATCTCGGCCTTATTTACATGCAGCACCTAGGTGCACACACAAG AGCTGCTGCATGTTTTAATGAAGCTGTAGTTATTGACCCTACATATGTGAGAGGTTATGTATGTCAAGGTGATGCACATGCCAAGATGGGAAAG CTTGATGAGGCTATACGAGATTACAGTAGAGCTATTCACATCAGACCTGACATCCCTGAATATCATCTGTACAGA GGCAGGTTGCTTTTGGAAAAAGGCGATCTTGAACTAGCATCATCCCATGTCAG GCATGCAGTTGAACTCAATAAGGCAAGTCTTGGATCATCAGTGACTCAACAGGCAGTTGTACAGTCATTCTTACACAACCACAATGAG GCCATCAACGTTATTGATTCTTCTCCTCAAGCCAGTACAAGTCCTTCATTGCTTATTCTCAGAGGAAAGACTTGTTTGAAGGCTAAGAAATATCTTCAAGCAATTGACAGTTTTACTCAGGCTCTCAGTCTAGTG TCGACTCCTGCTCATGTGAAACAACTCAACTGTAGTCGAGCTGAAGTTCACTTTCTCATTGGTCAATGCTATGCTGCATTAGAACTCCACAGTCAGGCTCTTGTTTCATACAATGCAGCTATCAAAAGAGACCCAGCAAATGCtcaa GCTTATTATCGACGTGGACTTGTCAGGTTTAAGCTGAAACAACCAAGAGCAGTGACTGATTTCAATCGAGCTCTAGCTGTTGATTCAAGTCTCTTTCAA GCATATTTGAGTCGGGCTGCTTATTATGCAGCGAAGAGACGATACACTAAAGCAATACTGAATTGCAATGAAGCTGCACGTCTTCAACCTGACAGTGTCCGAACTTATCTGTACAG TTTATGTGAAATGTATAGGGGAGTATTGAAATGTCTCATTGGTGTGTATGAGCACGCTATTGTTGACCTTAGTCGTGCAATCAGTATTGACATCCAATGCACACTGGCTTACTACAATAGAGCATGTTGCTTTCACCGGATGAAGAAAACTGAGAAG GCACTGATGGACTATGGCACTGTCTTACTGATGGAGAATGAACAAAATCTGAAA GTTTTCCTGAACCGTGGATTACTTTACTTTGAAGTAAACGACATTCCAAATGCTCTGTTGGATTTCCTAGAAGCATCAAAA CTCATCCCTCAAAATGCCAATCTTCACCACACAATCGGACTCTGTTATCACAA ACTTGGACTCTTGTCTGATGCGGTTGCCAAATTCACAAAAGTACTGGAATTGAATCCACACCACGTTGAAGCACATCTTTGCCGAGGCAATGTATACATGGATCTACTAACACCATATGGCTACAAAAAGGCGAG GAACGATTATATGATGGCTATCTATTTTGAtccattctgtctggctgctcgTATAAACTTTGCAATTGTTTTACAG TCTATGGGTTATTACCATCGAGCATGGATACACTTCACTGTCATCTGTGAAATAGACGAAT CTTACATATCAGCATTTGAGGGACGAGCAATTATTTGTCTTCAGATGGGAAATACGTACGGTGCTTTTGTGGATCTAAATAGAGCCATTCGC CTGAGACCATCTGCAGAGCTGCTAATAAACAGAGGAGTCACCAATCAG TTCATGAATGATCCTGTCAATGCAATGGGAGACTTTAAAGCTGCAATTCAGATGAATCCTGGTTATGCGCTAGCGCATTTCAATGCAGCCAACTTGCTTTTCTCACAGCGTCAGTTTCATAGG GCATTGCAATATTACGATAGTGCACAGAAGTTGGATAAATCAGATGAGTCAGTACTTCTTAATCGAGGGATTACAAAG GTATTGCTTGGTGACTTATCAGGAGCCATGACTGACTTCAATGCAGCTG TCGAATTGAGTCCATACTGGGCACACGTCTACTACAACAGGGGTAACCTGCACAAGTCACTAGGCCAATTTGCAAAAGCTGAAGAAGACTACACTAGAG CACTCAACCTACAACCACAAGACACTGCAATCCACAACAAACGAGCCTACGTTATTGGACGTCAAGGACGACAAAAGGAGGCTGCGAAACTGTATTTGGAAGCTGCGGAAATGGAAGCAACATGA